A stretch of the Paenibacillus dendritiformis genome encodes the following:
- the tlp gene encoding small acid-soluble spore protein Tlp — protein sequence MPKPDNRADNAAHIQNAIDNTVENLRESEQYLSAHADEISEGEQAQLKAKNERRRDSIESLADERRDEQPYAKE from the coding sequence ATGCCAAAGCCGGACAACCGCGCGGACAATGCAGCGCATATTCAGAATGCAATCGACAATACCGTAGAGAACCTGCGGGAGAGCGAACAGTATTTGTCGGCGCATGCCGATGAAATTAGCGAAGGCGAGCAAGCGCAGCTGAAGGCGAAGAACGAACGCCGGCGCGACAGCATCGAATCGCTGGCGGACGAGCGCCGTGACGAGCAGCCGTACGCCAAAGAGTAA
- a CDS encoding GTP pyrophosphokinase, with protein MSQTDIIMKQYEEVKQLPTLYQLALEELETKIKVIQAEWKLRNGYEPIEHIKTRLKEPSSIFNKLQRKGLPLTLESIVNKIYDVAGMRIVCAFVKDIYLILDHLKTRDDIRITEIKDYIANPKANGYQSLHIIVQVPLVLFEDTRWIYVEIQLRTLAMDFWASLEHIIYYKFEQQVPSHVIKELTEAAKAVDELDRKMLDLRKEILSYNQEDWLKGIQNGLSLRDIASAP; from the coding sequence ATGTCACAGACCGATATCATTATGAAGCAGTACGAAGAAGTGAAGCAGCTGCCGACATTGTATCAGTTGGCTCTCGAAGAGCTGGAGACCAAGATCAAGGTCATCCAAGCGGAGTGGAAGCTTCGCAACGGCTATGAGCCCATCGAGCATATCAAGACACGTCTCAAGGAGCCAAGCAGCATTTTCAATAAGCTGCAGCGCAAGGGCCTTCCGCTCACCCTCGAGTCGATTGTGAACAAGATCTATGACGTGGCCGGGATGCGGATCGTATGCGCGTTCGTCAAAGACATCTACCTGATACTCGATCATTTGAAGACCCGCGACGATATTCGCATTACCGAAATCAAAGACTATATCGCCAATCCGAAGGCGAACGGCTATCAGAGCCTTCATATTATTGTCCAGGTGCCGCTGGTCCTGTTCGAGGATACGCGCTGGATTTATGTAGAGATTCAGCTGCGGACGCTGGCCATGGATTTCTGGGCGAGCCTGGAGCACATTATCTATTATAAATTCGAGCAGCAGGTGCCTTCCCACGTCATTAAGGAATTGACGGAAGCGGCCAAAGCCGTAGACGAGCTGGATCGGAAAATGCTTGATTTGCGCAAAGAGATACTGTCTTACAATCAGGAGGACTGGCTCAAAGGAATCCAGAATGGCCTGTCTCTTCGCGACATTGCGTCCGCGCCATAG